ATCTGCAGGGTGATGACGCGGGAACCGCCCATGATGATGAGCTGCAGGTTGTCGCTGCTTTCGACGCGCTCCAGATCCTGGGGAGGAACGGGCATGACGAAGTCCACGTCGCCGGAGAGCAGGGCGGCCACGCGGGAGGCGTCATTGGGGATCGGGGTCAGGACGATCTCGTCCACGTTGCCGGTGTTCTCGTCCCAGTAGTCAGCGAAGCGGGCGAACTCGGTACGCACACCCTGTTCACGCTTGACCACAGTGAAGGGACCGGTGCCGGACTCGTTTACGTTGGCAAAGGAGTAGTCGGTCTTGACGATGGCATCCTTGGGCTGGCCCTTTTCGTCGGTGCCGGTGTAAAATTCGCTGTCCATGGGGAAGATGTAGGTCGCCATGGAGAGCAGCAGGCCGTAAGGCTCCTTGGTCATGATGTCCACGGTGTAGTCATCCACGGCCACGGCCTTTTCAAACGGCTCGAACAGTCCCTTGAAGTCCTGGGACTTCTTCAGACGGTCCAGAGTCCAGACCACGTCCTTGGCGGTGAAATCGTTGCCGGAGTGGAACTTGACGCCTTCATGCAGGAAGAAGCGCATGGTGGTATCATCGATCTGTTCCCACTTGTAGGCGAGGCGAGGCTCGATGGAGCCGTCCTGGGCCCAGCGGACCAGCGGATCAAAGACCATGTGGGAATACTGCAGCATACCGCCGGAAAGCTGGACATGGGGGTCCAGGGAAACCGGGTCGGCGGCCATGGCCACGCGCAGCACTTTGGCTTCGGTTTCGGCGGCTGGCTCGGCAGCCTGTTCCGCGGTCTGCTCGGCAGCCTGTTCGGGCGCCTTGGTTTCTTCAGCCTTTTTTTCCTCGCCGCCGCAACCTGCGATAAGCAGGCCGAACGCCAGAGCGAGGACCAGGATCAAACGTTTCATCTCCTAACCTCCAAGAGAATGTGAAAAAAAGCCTCTCCAATCCATAAAACAGGGGGCACGCCCATCCTGAGCGTTACCCCGTAGTGCTTTGTTCGCGCTCCAATGGCGCTTAAGTCTTCTTCTGTTACCAAAAAGCAACAATAATGAAAACAGGTTTCTCCCATTGAGATGCGGGCGGGTACCCGCATTGAGGAACGTGAAAATTCGGCTTGCGCTGTCATCGGGATGGCGTAGATTGCCGCCCGGAGGAATCATGAAACAACAACACAAAGCGTACGCCTACGGCCTGGTGACGGTGCTGCTTTGGTCCACAGTGGCCACAGCATTCAAACTGGGACTGCGGGCCATGGAACCTGTCCAGCTGCTATGGTACTCCAGCGTGTTTTCCACGTTGTTGCTGGGTGGGCTTTTGGCGCTTCAGGGACGGCTGACCGACGCCCTGCGCTGTACGCCCCGTGAATGGCTGCGG
The Paucidesulfovibrio gracilis DSM 16080 DNA segment above includes these coding regions:
- a CDS encoding ABC transporter substrate-binding protein; this translates as MKRLILVLALAFGLLIAGCGGEEKKAEETKAPEQAAEQTAEQAAEPAAETEAKVLRVAMAADPVSLDPHVQLSGGMLQYSHMVFDPLVRWAQDGSIEPRLAYKWEQIDDTTMRFFLHEGVKFHSGNDFTAKDVVWTLDRLKKSQDFKGLFEPFEKAVAVDDYTVDIMTKEPYGLLLSMATYIFPMDSEFYTGTDEKGQPKDAIVKTDYSFANVNESGTGPFTVVKREQGVRTEFARFADYWDENTGNVDEIVLTPIPNDASRVAALLSGDVDFVMPVPPQDLERVESSDNLQLIIMGGSRVITLQMNGERNPALADRKVRQAIVYAVNNQGIVDTIMKGFATVASQQAPEGFAGYVAELTPRYDLEKAKQLMAESNYPDGFECTMIAPNNRYVKDEKIAEAVVSMLSKIGIKVSLKTMPKAQYWDEFDAQVADIQMIGWHPDTEDSANYTEFLLMCRNLETGYGQYNSGSYCNPEVDALILASQTETDLAKRSEMLQDVERLLYEDAAFVPLHWQNLSWASKKGMNTAEIVNVQNFPYFGDLVLE